A window of Ranitomeya variabilis isolate aRanVar5 chromosome 2, aRanVar5.hap1, whole genome shotgun sequence contains these coding sequences:
- the ABL1 gene encoding LOW QUALITY PROTEIN: tyrosine-protein kinase ABL1 (The sequence of the model RefSeq protein was modified relative to this genomic sequence to represent the inferred CDS: inserted 2 bases in 2 codons), with protein MKFRESSQGLSRSPFAARGDAVLSPGLSAXACPAPNFFACWREKKSSSTAPGGXKRPRKSCVQHRKMLEICLKLVGCKSKKGLSSSSSCYLEEALQRPIVSDFEPQGLSEAARWNSKENLLSGPSENDPNLFVALYDFVASGDNTLSITKGEKLRVLGYNHNGEWCEAQTKNGQGWVPSNYITPVNSPEKHSWYHGPVSRNAAEYLLSSGINGSFLVRESESSPGQRSISLRYEGRVYHYRINTASDGKLYVSSDSRFNTLAELVHHHSTVSDGLITTLHYPAPKRNKPTIYGVSPNYDKWEIERTDITMKHKLGGGQYGEVYEGVWKKYNLTVAVKTLKEDTMEVEEFLKEAAVMKEVKHPNLVQLLGVCTREPPFYIITEFMTYGNLLDYLRDCIREEVTAVVLLHMATQISSAMEYLEKKNFIHRDLAARNCLVGENHLVKVADFGLSRLMTGDTYTAHAGAKFPIKWTAPESLAYNKFSIKSDVWAFGVLLWEIATYGMSPYPGIDLSQVYELLEKDYRMERPEGCPEKVYQLMRACWQWNPLDRPSFAEIHQAFETMFQESSISDEVEKELGKKGLKVSVSCLMQAPELPTKTRTTRRVTENKDDNNTDTSHSRGAADQDVLDLESAAVSPLLPRKERVGAADGGPEDERLQPNSKKTNLFSTLIKRKKKTAPTPPKRSSSFREMEPRCLEGDCRDTSNGGDIDSSKFPSNGTAMTNGSVQGGTLFLTPHWKKSISIVGRQPPAAEDDGGGTSSKRFQRSSSASCMPLGSKDMEWKSVTLPRELPSTRHMMDLSSSGGVQKADRPALPRKRGNEGKQDFACSRGAITPPPRLPKKPEEPTDEVFKDADQSPGSSPPSLTPKLPRRKPCGPTTSSTLQREEGGSVKTASESVSTGKQTSSVGKTETELRLRRLKTTEQATKDKVKVMKIKPSPPLPLSSHTSPSSTSIGAKSAKISPQSLNHDTSTNEPKHKATNQSEDHLRTSPAVTESTKKTASATKPISTEKRAGAQMGTEPPQSPASSSSSTAFIPLISTRVSLRKTRQPPEKLPSGAVTKETLLESTTCLRAAINRNSEQMASHSAVLEAAKNLHAFCTCYVDSIQQMRNKFAFREAMSKLENSLRDLQICPAAASTGGGPATPQDFTKLLSSVKEISDVVQR; from the exons atgaagttcagggagTCTTCGCAGGGTCTGAGTCGTTCTCCATTCGCAGCGCGGGGCGACGCCGTCCTGTCTCCCGGACTCTCGG CGGCCTGTCCCGCGCCGAACTTTTTCGCATGTTGGAGGGAGAAAAAATCGTCGTCAACGGCCCCCGGAG AAAAAAGACCCCGCAAATCCTGCGTCCAGCACCGAAAAATGCTGGAGATCTGCCTGAAGCTGGTGGGCTGCAAATCCAAGAAGGGGCTGTCGTCGTCCTCCAGCTGCTATCTGGAAG AAGCCTTACAGCGACCTATTGTTTCCGATTTTGAGCCTCAAGGCCTGAGTGAAGCCGCCCGCTGGAACTCCAAGGAAAACCTGCTGTCCGGCCCGAGCGAGAATGACCCCAATCTGTTTGTTGCACTGTACGACTTTGTGGCCAGTGGGGACAATACCCTCAGCATTACAAAAG GGGAGAAGCTTCGAGTTCTCGGATACAATCACAATGGAGAGTGGTGCGAAGCTCAGACCAAGAATGGCCAGGGCTGGGTGCCCAGTAACTACATCACCCCGGTCAACAGCCCCGAGAAACACTCCTGGTACCACGGGCCGGTGTCCCGCAACGCAGCTGAATACCTCCTGAGCAGCGGCATCAACGGCAGCTTCCTGGTGCGGGAGAGCGAGAGCAGCCCGGGGCAGAGGTCCATATCCCTCCGATACGAGGGCAGGGTGTACCACTACCGGATCAATACAGCATCTGACGGCAAG CTCTACGTGTCCTCAGATAGCCGCTTTAATACACTGGCCGAGCTCGTGCACCACCACTCCACAGTGTCGGATGGACTGATCACCACACTGCACTACCCGGCTCCGAAGCGCAACAAGCCCACCATCTACGGGGTGTCCCCCAACTATGACAAGTGGGAGATCGAGAGGACGGATATCACTATGAAGCACAAGCTTGGTGGCGGGCAGTACGGAGAGGTCTACGAGGGCGTCTGGAAGAAGTACAACCTGACCGTGGCAGTGAAGACTCTGAAG GAAGACACCATGGAAGTGGAGGAGTTCTTAAAGGAAGCTGCTGTGATGAAGGAGGTGAAGCATCCAAATCTGGTTCAGCTGCTGG GGGTCTGTACGCGGGAGCCCCCGTTCTACATCATCACAGAGTTTATGACGTATGGTAACCTGTTGGATTACCTGCGGGATTGCATCAGGGAGGAGGTGACTGCCGTGGTCCTCCTTCACATGGCCACGCAGATCTCATCAGCCATGGAGTACCTGGAGAAGAAGAACTTCATCCACAG AGACCTCGCGGCCAGAAACTGCCTCGTTGGAGAAAACCACTTGGTAAAAGTCGCTGATTTCGGGCTCAGTCGCCTGATGACTGGCGACACGTACACTGCCCACGCTGGAGCCAAATTCCCCATCAAGTGGACTGCTCCCGAGAGCCTGGCCTACAACAAGTTCTCCATCAAATCTGACGTCTGGG CTTTCGGTGTCTTACTTTGGGAGATCGCTACCTACGGGATGTCCCCGTACCCTGGCATCGACCTATCGCAGGTGTATGAGCTGTTAGAGAAGGATTATCGCATGGAGCGGCCCGAGGGCTGCCCGGAGAAGGTCTACCAACTCATGAGAGCAT GCTGGCAGTGGAACCCTCTGGACCGGCCGTCTTTCGCGGAGATCCACCAGGCCTTTGAGACGATGTTCCAGGAGTCGAGTATCTCGGACG aggtGGAGAAAGAGCTGGGGAAGAAAGGCCTGAAGGTGAGTGTCAGCTGCCTCATGCAGGCCCCAGAGCTGCCGACGAAGACCAGGACGACCCGGAGGGTGACCGAGAACAAGGACGATAATAACACAGATACCTCACACAGCCGAGGAGCCGCCGATCAAG ATGTTCTGGATCTGGAGTCTGccgcggtgtctcctctcctccctcgtaAGGAAAGGGTTGGTGCagctgatggcggccctgaggatGAGCGGCTGCAACCCAACAGTAAGAAAACCAATCTCTTCAGCACACTGATCAAGAGGAAGAAGAAAACCGCTCCCACGCCACCCAAGCGAAGCAGCTCCTTCCGAGAAATGGAGCCGAGGTGCCTGGAAGGTGACTGCAGAGacaccagcaatggaggagatatcGATTCCTCAAAATTCCCAAGTAACGGGACTGCCATGACCAACGGCTCAGTGCAGGGTGGTACGCTCTTCCTAACCCCACACTGGAAAAAGTCAATCTCAATTGTAGGACGGCAGCCACCGGCAGCAGAAGATGATGGGGGCGGCACCAGCAGCAAACGCTTCCAGAGGTCGTCTTCTGCCTCATGCATGCCGCTGGGGTCCAAGGACATGGAGTGGAAATCGGTCACACTGCCTCGGGAGCTGCCCTCTACCAGGCACATGATGGACTTGTCTAGCTCCGGAGGTGTCCAAAAAGCGGACAGACCAGCCCTGCCCCGTAAAAGAGGCAATGAGGGAAAACAAGACTTTGCTTGTTCAAGGGGGGCCATTACACCACCTCCCCGCCTTCCCAAAAAGCCAGAGGAGCCAACGGATGAAGTCTTTAAAGATGCTGATCAAAGTCCGGGCTCCAGTCCTCCCAGCCTAACACCAAAATTACCGCGTAGGAAACCTTGCGGCCCGACGACTTCTTCCACCTTACAAAGAGAGGAGGGTGGGAGCGTAAAAACTGCTTCTGAGTCAGTTTCCACTGGGAAACAAACTTCCAGTGTTGGGAAAACCGAGACCGAGCTTCGTCTCAGGAGACTCAAAACCACCGAACAGGCAACCAAGGACAAAGTGAAAGTGATGAAGATTAAGCCGAGCCCCCCTTTACCACTGTCCAGCCATACCTCCCCATCTTCCACCAGCATCGGGGCAAAATCTGCCAAGATCTCCCCCCAAAGCCTTAACCATGACACCAGCACCAATGAGCCAAAGCACAAGGCCACCAACCAGAGTGAAGACCACTTAAGAACAAGCCCTGCGGTGACGGAAAGTACCAAGAAAACCGCGTCCGCCACCAAGCCCATATCTACAGAGAAGCGGGCCGGCGCCCAGATGGGGACGGAGCCCCCCCAGTCGCCGGCATCGTCCTCATCCTCCACTGCTTTCATTCCACTcatctccaccagagtttccttgcGCAAAACTCGACAACCTCCCGAGAAGCTGCCGAGTGGAGCAGTCACCAAGGAGACCTTGTTGGAGAGCACCACGTGCCTGCGGGCAGCTATCAACCGGAACTCTGAACAGATGGCCAGCCACAGTGCCGTGCTGGAGGCTGCCAAGAACCTCCACGCCTTCTGCACCTGCTATGTGGATTCCATTCAGCAAATGAGGAACAAGTTTGCTTTCCGAGAAGCCATGAGTAAATTGGAGAACAGTCTCCGTGACCTGCAGATCTGCCCAGCCGCCGCGTCCACGGGCGGAGGACCTGCCACTCCTCAGGACTTTACCAAGCTGCTATCATCTGTCAAGGAGATAAGCGATGTGGTTCAGAGGTAG